Proteins encoded in a region of the Saccharothrix ecbatanensis genome:
- a CDS encoding non-ribosomal peptide synthetase, whose translation MIAAQALRTPEAPAVISAEEVVSYRELDRRANRLAHLLLAKGARPERVVALALPRSVDNVVARLAVLKTGAAYLPIDPDYPADRIAFMVEDADPLLVLDGLPEPGESADHPVTAPDVAIRPDDPAYVIYTSGSTGRPKGVVVPHRGLPAFARAEIAQFDVRPGDRVLQFSSPSFDASVLELCMALPAGAALVVPPPGPLLGDQLAKVIADFGVTHALIPPVALATVPDVAPPSFRTLVVGGDACPPDLVAKWAPGRRMINAYGPTESTVVTSWSGPLEPGGTPPIGCPIPGTEVRVLDADLRPAAEGELYVTGVGLARGYLRRPGLTAQRFVADPFGRPGARMYRTGDVVRTRDDGQLEFVGRADHQVKIRGFRVEPGEIEALLRRQPGVEHAVVVARDEPKRLVAYVVGETSGLREHLAARLPDYLVPSAFVALDAFPLTPNGKLDRAALPAPVVGTVAEGYVEPRTPAERRVAEVWSDVLGVPHVGALDDFFALGGDSILAVRALSRLGGLPVRAMFDHRTVAALAEALPDGEALPKPKAITRVPVGMPLPLSSAQRRLFSLDGTPEQNTAVGLRLTGPLDVPRLAKALDAVAARHDALRTTFDVLGDEPVQVVAPHGTIPLRVLPVFDPAGLGLDEPFDLRHGPLTRAVLCPMGADEHLLVLVQHHIVTDGWSVQVLLEELAELYAGGQPVEPEVQYPDFAVWDRSRTGGDPTYWRDRLDGIEALDLPTDRPRPPLRTTSGAVLRRALPADLVRRLADVGRAHDATLFMTLTAAVQVLLSARSRQRDIAVGTVSSGRDRTELERTVGFFVRTLVLRSWVDPDLAFTGFLDQVRDTTLEALTHDDVPFDRVVEAVRPDPDPSRTPLVQAVVALHQPLLRDASFGDLTAAEHDLPRPVARFDLVVEFWPRGDDLALTVEYNTDLFDATTIAALSDDLDSLLRLVVDDPDRPLRGMTDLSFSRDDDSVRIRGVRVDLGEVEEALRRHDEVTDAAVVAVDRRLVAYVTPAVSPAALRAFLGQVLPVHAVPTTFVGLDHLDRDALPAPPDERAEVRYVAPRTPVEAVLADVFADVLGASRVGVRDNFFALGGDSILGIQVVTRARRAGLVLTSRDIFAHQTIAAIAPHVTRDLPPTAEQGMVIGAAPLTPIQRWFLDTHAVRPEHFDQSVVVDLAEVDVPALRTALIALVDHHDALRTRFEGDRQVIGPGRHVDPLALDRFDLTQGPLLRAEVLDGRSVRLTAHHLVVDGVSWRVLVEDLMTAYQQVRTGQTVHIGPKTTSFRDWAIRLADHATDGFADELDHWTTVAATPTAIPLDRHGPNTVASQREVTVRLTADETAALLRDVPGVYRTQVNDVLLTALGRVLADWTGRSRVLVDLEGHGREELFTDVDLSRTVGWFTTVFPVALDVPDGGWGAALKSVKEQLRAVPRRGIGYGALRHLARTAPGCDPRISFNYLGRFAEDQRDLALSVDPNAPRPHLLDVVGQVRGDRLAFTFHYSENAHDAATITRLADGFAEALRGIVAHCAEPEAGGRTPSDFPLADLTQDEVDRITGADAYPLTPMQAGMVFHGLGDQGVYFQQTTFVVDGVTDSAEFARAWQRVVDRTPVLRSSVLWEGVREPLQVVHDHATVPFTFLDWSGLGDANRADRLHALLAEDRAEGMDLGTPPLMRVAIARLSPTSVQVLWTFHHVLLDGWSVFHVLSDVLSPGEPPERRPFRDYVAWLTRQDDHDEAEAYWRGVLGTVDAPTPLPADRPAPHGTSSERLPMTLTEAESGQLYEFARRHRLTPSAIVQGAWALLLAHSSGKRDVCFGATVSGRPADLPGVDSITGIFINTLPVRVEVDGAAPVADWLRALQDAQADSRRFEHVPLTDIQSWSGVERGTALFDSVVVFENYPVESAEGMGLRELSAIETTSFPLSVTAYPAERLGVLLGYEPAMFERATVERLGERLHRLLVGLVADPDRPVADVPWLSEAEIRRVIVDWNDTAVDEPTGTIPELFTAQVARTPDAVAVTGSGRSLTYRALDETANRLAHHLIRSGVGPESVVALKFPRSVDLVIAVLGVLKAGAAYLPVDVSYPADRIAYMIADSRAALVLDGIPDLSGMPDDAPEVVLRQENAAYVIYTSGSTGRPKGVVVSHAGLATFSTAEIAHFDVSPGDRVLQFSSPAFDASVLELCMALPAGATLVVPPPGPLLGRHLARFVTDFDITHALIPPAALATLPDAELPTLRTLVVGGDASSAELVRRWAPGRRMINAYGPTESTVVTTWSDPLEPGGTPPIGRPIPGTAVRVLDDELKPVPAGVTGELYIAGIGLARGYLNRPGLTAQRFVADPFGAASGSSAGERMYRTGDLARWDDTGTLHYLGRADQQVKIRGFRVELGEVESVLAAHPAVAQVVVVPNEHRLVAYFVPDKPTTASELRDHTAEVLPDHMVPAAFVALESMPLTVSGKLDRVALPAPERDAVTSREYVAPRTETEEAIAAIWADVLGVGEVGVEDSFFALGGDSIRGLHITSRTKSAFGVDLSPRDVLTARTVAALAELVEELVLADLEALVADTEA comes from the coding sequence ATGATCGCCGCACAGGCGCTGCGAACCCCGGAAGCGCCCGCGGTGATCTCCGCCGAAGAGGTGGTGAGCTACCGGGAACTCGACCGTCGGGCGAATCGGCTCGCGCACCTGCTGCTGGCCAAGGGCGCGCGACCCGAACGGGTGGTGGCGCTGGCGCTGCCGCGCTCGGTGGACAACGTGGTCGCGCGCCTCGCGGTGCTGAAGACCGGCGCCGCCTACCTGCCGATCGACCCGGACTACCCGGCCGACCGGATCGCGTTCATGGTCGAGGACGCGGACCCGCTGCTCGTCCTCGACGGCCTGCCCGAGCCGGGCGAGTCGGCGGACCACCCCGTCACCGCGCCCGACGTGGCGATCCGGCCGGACGACCCGGCGTACGTGATCTACACGTCCGGCTCGACCGGCCGACCCAAGGGCGTTGTCGTGCCGCACAGAGGATTACCCGCGTTCGCCAGAGCCGAGATCGCGCAGTTCGACGTGCGGCCCGGCGACCGGGTGCTCCAGTTCTCCTCACCCAGCTTCGACGCCTCCGTGCTGGAGCTGTGCATGGCCCTGCCCGCCGGCGCGGCGCTCGTGGTGCCGCCGCCCGGACCGCTGCTCGGTGACCAGCTCGCCAAGGTGATCGCCGACTTCGGCGTCACGCACGCGCTGATCCCGCCGGTCGCGCTGGCCACGGTGCCCGACGTCGCACCGCCGTCGTTCCGCACGCTTGTCGTCGGCGGTGACGCGTGCCCGCCGGACCTGGTGGCGAAGTGGGCGCCCGGCCGTCGCATGATCAACGCCTACGGCCCGACCGAGTCCACCGTGGTCACGTCGTGGAGCGGGCCGCTGGAACCCGGTGGCACGCCGCCGATCGGCTGCCCGATCCCGGGCACAGAGGTGCGGGTGCTGGACGCGGACCTGCGCCCGGCCGCCGAGGGCGAGCTGTACGTCACGGGCGTCGGCCTGGCGCGCGGCTACCTGCGCCGGCCGGGGCTGACCGCGCAGCGGTTCGTGGCCGATCCGTTCGGCCGGCCCGGCGCCCGCATGTACCGCACCGGTGACGTGGTCCGCACCCGTGACGACGGCCAGTTGGAGTTCGTCGGGCGGGCCGACCACCAGGTGAAGATCCGCGGCTTCCGGGTCGAGCCCGGCGAGATCGAGGCGCTGCTGCGCCGGCAGCCCGGCGTGGAGCACGCCGTGGTCGTGGCGCGCGACGAGCCGAAGCGGCTGGTGGCCTACGTGGTCGGCGAGACGTCGGGGCTGCGCGAGCACCTGGCCGCCCGGCTCCCGGACTACCTGGTGCCGTCCGCGTTCGTCGCGCTGGACGCGTTCCCGTTGACGCCCAACGGAAAGCTGGACCGGGCCGCGCTGCCCGCGCCGGTCGTGGGCACGGTGGCGGAGGGTTACGTCGAGCCGCGCACACCGGCCGAACGTCGGGTCGCCGAAGTGTGGTCGGACGTGCTGGGCGTGCCTCACGTCGGCGCGCTGGACGACTTCTTCGCGCTGGGCGGCGACTCGATCCTGGCCGTGCGGGCGTTGTCCAGGCTCGGCGGGCTGCCGGTGCGGGCGATGTTCGACCACCGCACGGTCGCCGCGCTCGCCGAAGCCCTCCCGGACGGTGAAGCACTGCCGAAGCCCAAGGCGATCACGCGTGTGCCGGTCGGGATGCCGCTGCCGTTGTCGTCGGCGCAGCGCCGCCTGTTCTCGCTGGACGGCACCCCCGAGCAGAACACGGCGGTCGGGTTGCGGCTGACCGGGCCGTTGGACGTGCCCCGGCTGGCGAAGGCGCTGGACGCGGTGGCCGCTCGGCACGACGCGCTGCGCACCACGTTCGACGTGCTGGGCGACGAGCCGGTGCAGGTGGTCGCTCCGCACGGCACGATCCCGCTGCGCGTGCTGCCGGTCTTCGACCCCGCTGGACTCGGGCTGGACGAGCCGTTCGACCTGCGGCACGGGCCGCTGACCCGCGCGGTGCTCTGCCCGATGGGAGCCGACGAGCACCTGCTGGTCCTGGTGCAGCACCACATCGTCACCGACGGCTGGTCGGTGCAGGTGCTGCTGGAGGAGCTGGCCGAGCTGTACGCGGGCGGGCAGCCGGTGGAGCCCGAGGTGCAGTACCCCGACTTCGCCGTGTGGGACCGGAGCAGAACCGGCGGCGATCCGACCTACTGGCGTGACCGGCTGGACGGCATCGAGGCGCTGGACCTGCCCACCGATCGCCCCCGGCCACCTCTTCGCACGACATCCGGCGCGGTGCTGCGCCGTGCTCTGCCCGCGGACCTGGTGCGGAGGCTGGCCGACGTCGGCCGCGCGCACGACGCGACCCTGTTCATGACGCTCACCGCCGCCGTGCAGGTGCTGCTCTCCGCGCGCAGCCGGCAGCGTGACATCGCGGTCGGCACGGTCAGCTCCGGCCGTGACCGCACGGAGCTGGAACGCACGGTCGGGTTCTTCGTCCGCACGCTGGTGCTGCGCTCGTGGGTCGACCCGGACCTGGCGTTCACCGGGTTCCTGGACCAGGTGCGGGACACCACCCTCGAAGCGCTCACGCACGACGACGTGCCGTTCGACCGGGTGGTGGAGGCGGTCCGCCCCGACCCGGACCCGAGCCGGACGCCCCTGGTGCAGGCCGTGGTCGCGCTGCACCAACCGCTGCTGCGCGACGCGTCGTTCGGCGACCTGACCGCGGCCGAGCACGACCTGCCGCGTCCGGTGGCCCGGTTCGACCTGGTGGTGGAGTTCTGGCCGCGTGGCGACGACCTGGCGTTGACCGTCGAGTACAACACGGATCTGTTCGACGCCACGACGATCGCGGCGTTGAGCGACGACCTGGACTCGTTGCTGCGCCTGGTGGTGGACGACCCGGACCGCCCGCTGCGCGGCATGACCGACCTGTCGTTCTCGCGCGATGACGACTCGGTCCGCATCCGCGGCGTCCGGGTCGACCTCGGCGAGGTGGAGGAAGCGCTCCGGCGGCACGACGAGGTGACCGACGCGGCCGTGGTCGCGGTGGACCGGCGGCTGGTCGCGTACGTGACGCCCGCCGTCAGCCCGGCCGCCCTGCGCGCGTTCCTGGGTCAGGTGCTGCCTGTGCACGCCGTGCCGACGACGTTCGTGGGCTTGGACCACCTCGACCGCGACGCGCTCCCCGCGCCGCCCGACGAACGCGCCGAAGTCCGTTACGTGGCACCGCGAACGCCCGTCGAGGCGGTGCTGGCGGACGTGTTCGCCGACGTGCTCGGCGCGTCCAGGGTCGGTGTGCGGGACAACTTCTTCGCCCTCGGCGGCGACTCGATCCTGGGCATCCAGGTGGTCACCCGCGCCCGTCGTGCGGGCCTGGTGCTGACCTCGCGGGACATCTTCGCGCACCAGACCATCGCCGCGATCGCGCCGCACGTCACCCGTGACCTGCCGCCGACCGCCGAGCAGGGCATGGTCATCGGCGCGGCGCCGCTCACCCCGATCCAGCGTTGGTTCCTGGACACCCACGCCGTCCGCCCGGAGCACTTCGACCAGTCGGTGGTCGTGGACCTGGCCGAGGTCGACGTGCCGGCTCTTCGCACCGCGCTCATCGCGCTGGTCGACCACCACGACGCGCTGCGCACCCGTTTCGAGGGCGACCGCCAGGTGATCGGACCCGGACGTCACGTGGACCCGTTGGCGCTGGACCGCTTCGACCTCACCCAAGGCCCGTTGCTGCGGGCGGAAGTCCTCGACGGACGGTCGGTGCGGCTGACCGCGCACCACCTCGTGGTCGACGGCGTCTCCTGGCGCGTGCTGGTGGAAGACCTGATGACCGCATACCAGCAGGTCCGCACCGGCCAGACCGTCCACATCGGACCGAAGACCACCTCGTTCCGGGACTGGGCGATCCGGCTCGCCGACCACGCCACCGACGGCTTCGCCGACGAACTGGACCACTGGACGACCGTGGCCGCCACGCCGACCGCCATCCCGCTCGACCGGCACGGCCCGAACACCGTGGCCTCGCAGCGTGAAGTAACCGTGCGGCTCACCGCCGACGAGACCGCCGCGCTGCTCCGCGACGTGCCCGGCGTGTACCGGACGCAGGTCAACGACGTGCTGCTGACGGCGCTCGGCCGCGTGCTGGCCGACTGGACCGGGCGCTCCCGCGTGCTGGTGGATCTGGAGGGCCACGGCCGCGAGGAGTTGTTCACCGACGTCGACCTGTCCCGCACGGTCGGCTGGTTCACCACCGTGTTCCCGGTCGCGCTCGACGTCCCCGACGGTGGTTGGGGTGCCGCGCTGAAGTCGGTGAAGGAGCAGTTGCGCGCGGTGCCCCGGCGTGGCATCGGGTACGGCGCCCTGCGTCACCTCGCCCGCACCGCGCCCGGCTGCGACCCGCGGATCAGCTTCAACTACCTGGGCCGGTTCGCCGAGGACCAGCGCGACCTCGCACTGTCCGTCGACCCGAACGCCCCGCGCCCCCACCTGCTGGACGTGGTGGGCCAGGTTCGCGGCGACCGGCTGGCGTTCACGTTCCACTACAGCGAGAACGCGCACGACGCGGCCACGATCACCCGGTTGGCCGACGGGTTCGCCGAAGCGCTGCGCGGGATCGTCGCGCACTGCGCCGAGCCGGAGGCGGGTGGCCGCACGCCGTCCGACTTCCCGCTGGCCGACCTGACCCAGGACGAGGTGGACCGGATCACCGGCGCCGACGCGTACCCGCTCACCCCGATGCAGGCGGGCATGGTGTTCCACGGCCTGGGCGACCAGGGCGTGTACTTCCAGCAGACCACGTTCGTGGTGGACGGCGTCACGGACTCCGCCGAGTTCGCCCGCGCCTGGCAGCGGGTGGTCGACCGCACGCCCGTGCTGCGCAGTTCTGTGCTGTGGGAGGGCGTGCGCGAGCCGTTGCAGGTTGTGCACGACCACGCCACCGTGCCGTTCACGTTCCTGGACTGGAGCGGCCTGGGGGACGCCAACCGCGCCGACCGGCTGCACGCGCTGCTGGCCGAGGACCGGGCGGAGGGCATGGACCTGGGCACGCCGCCGTTGATGCGGGTCGCGATCGCGCGGCTCTCCCCCACCAGCGTGCAGGTGCTGTGGACGTTCCACCACGTGCTGCTGGACGGCTGGAGCGTCTTCCACGTGCTGTCCGACGTGCTCAGCCCCGGTGAACCGCCGGAACGCCGACCGTTCCGCGATTACGTCGCCTGGCTGACCCGGCAGGACGACCACGACGAGGCCGAGGCGTACTGGCGCGGGGTGCTCGGCACGGTCGACGCGCCGACCCCGCTGCCCGCCGACCGCCCCGCGCCGCACGGCACGTCGTCCGAACGGCTCCCGATGACGCTCACCGAGGCCGAATCCGGGCAGCTGTACGAGTTCGCCCGCCGGCACCGGCTCACGCCGAGCGCGATCGTGCAGGGCGCGTGGGCGTTGCTGCTGGCGCATTCCAGCGGCAAGCGCGACGTGTGCTTCGGCGCGACCGTGTCCGGCCGTCCGGCCGACCTGCCCGGCGTGGACTCGATCACCGGCATCTTCATCAACACCCTGCCCGTCCGGGTCGAGGTCGACGGCGCCGCGCCGGTCGCGGACTGGCTGCGCGCGTTGCAGGACGCCCAGGCCGACTCGCGGCGGTTCGAGCACGTGCCGCTGACCGACATCCAGTCGTGGAGCGGGGTCGAGCGCGGCACCGCCTTGTTCGACAGCGTGGTGGTGTTCGAGAACTACCCGGTCGAGTCGGCCGAGGGCATGGGCCTGCGCGAGCTGTCCGCGATCGAGACCACCAGCTTCCCGCTCAGCGTCACCGCGTACCCGGCCGAACGGCTCGGCGTGCTGCTCGGCTACGAGCCGGCGATGTTCGAGCGGGCCACCGTCGAGCGGCTGGGCGAACGGCTGCACCGGCTGCTCGTGGGCCTGGTCGCCGACCCGGACCGGCCGGTGGCCGACGTGCCGTGGCTGTCCGAGGCGGAGATCCGCCGGGTGATCGTCGACTGGAACGACACGGCGGTCGATGAACCGACCGGCACGATCCCCGAGCTGTTCACCGCGCAGGTGGCGCGCACACCCGACGCGGTGGCGGTGACGGGTAGTGGGAGGAGCCTGACCTACCGGGCGCTGGACGAGACGGCCAACCGGCTGGCGCACCACCTGATCAGGTCCGGGGTCGGGCCGGAGTCGGTGGTGGCGTTGAAGTTCCCCCGTTCGGTGGACCTCGTGATCGCGGTGCTGGGCGTGCTGAAGGCAGGGGCGGCCTACCTGCCCGTCGACGTCTCCTACCCGGCCGATCGCATCGCGTACATGATCGCCGATTCCCGGGCGGCGCTCGTCCTGGACGGCATCCCGGACCTGTCCGGGATGCCCGACGACGCACCGGAGGTGGTGCTGCGGCAGGAGAACGCCGCGTACGTGATCTACACGTCCGGGTCCACCGGCCGGCCCAAGGGAGTGGTCGTGTCCCACGCCGGTCTGGCGACGTTCTCCACCGCCGAGATCGCGCACTTCGACGTGTCACCGGGCGACCGCGTCCTCCAGTTCTCCTCACCCGCCTTCGACGCCTCGGTCCTCGAACTGTGCATGGCGCTGCCCGCCGGAGCCACCCTGGTCGTGCCGCCACCCGGGCCGCTGCTCGGCCGGCACCTCGCCCGGTTCGTCACCGACTTCGACATCACCCACGCCCTGATCCCGCCGGCCGCCCTCGCCACCCTCCCCGACGCCGAACTCCCCACCCTGCGCACGCTCGTCGTCGGCGGTGACGCCAGTTCGGCCGAACTCGTGCGGCGGTGGGCGCCCGGCCGACGGATGATCAACGCCTACGGCCCCACCGAGTCCACCGTCGTCACCACCTGGAGCGACCCGCTCGAACCCGGCGGCACACCACCGATCGGACGCCCCATCCCAGGCACCGCGGTGCGCGTGCTGGACGACGAGCTCAAGCCCGTCCCGGCCGGCGTCACCGGCGAGCTGTACATCGCGGGCATCGGCCTGGCCCGCGGCTACCTGAACCGACCGGGCCTGACCGCGCAACGGTTCGTGGCCGACCCGTTCGGCGCCGC